A stretch of Insulibacter thermoxylanivorax DNA encodes these proteins:
- a CDS encoding flotillin family protein, with protein sequence MGTVAIVGIIAVLVLLVVVFATRYRTVRADEAMIITGAMTRNGMKIVKAGGAFVFPIIQSAETLSLQVHTLEIKTPEVYTEQGVPVMADGVAQVKIKGDIESIATAAEQFLGKKEEELRDIATQTLEGHLRAILGQMTVEDLYRNRDEFAKRVQEVAASDLNKMGLQIVSFTIKDVRDKNGYLDALGQPRIAQVKRDAEIAKAEALRDEQIAKAKALEEGKKAEFQAETNIAEAQKEMEVRKSEFKKEQDLRRAEADQAYKLQEAKILQEVKREEMQIAVVEREKQIELEMKEIERREKELEATVRKQAEAERYAMEQRAEAERYMIEATARAEAEQIRLAGQANADKQRAEGAAEAEVIRMKGLAEAEAKNKIAEAMKKYGEAAIAEMIVSQFPEIARAISEPLAKTEKIVVIDNGSESGGGAAKVTSYVTDILAKLPETVDSLTGVDLTKLLERLAGSQGAAKKQAEKKQQAEEEAAASAELPSSKSESDN encoded by the coding sequence ATGGGCACGGTTGCTATTGTCGGAATAATCGCAGTGCTCGTACTGTTAGTCGTCGTATTTGCCACGCGGTACCGAACCGTGCGGGCGGATGAAGCGATGATCATCACCGGGGCGATGACCCGGAACGGGATGAAGATCGTGAAGGCGGGCGGCGCTTTCGTATTCCCGATTATCCAGAGCGCCGAGACGCTGTCGCTGCAAGTCCACACGCTCGAGATCAAAACGCCTGAAGTCTATACAGAGCAAGGGGTTCCTGTGATGGCGGACGGCGTGGCGCAGGTGAAGATCAAGGGCGATATCGAGTCGATCGCAACGGCTGCAGAACAATTCCTGGGCAAAAAAGAAGAAGAACTGCGGGATATCGCTACGCAGACGCTGGAAGGACATCTGCGGGCGATCCTCGGTCAGATGACCGTTGAGGATCTGTACCGCAACCGCGATGAATTCGCGAAGCGTGTGCAGGAAGTAGCAGCCAGCGATCTGAACAAGATGGGTCTGCAGATCGTCTCCTTTACGATCAAGGATGTGCGCGATAAGAACGGCTATCTGGACGCTCTTGGCCAGCCGCGGATCGCGCAGGTGAAGCGGGATGCGGAGATCGCCAAGGCAGAGGCGCTGAGGGACGAGCAGATCGCGAAGGCCAAGGCCCTCGAAGAAGGCAAAAAGGCCGAGTTCCAAGCGGAAACGAATATCGCTGAAGCGCAAAAAGAGATGGAAGTCAGAAAGTCTGAATTCAAGAAGGAACAGGATTTGCGCCGCGCAGAAGCGGATCAGGCTTACAAACTGCAAGAGGCCAAGATCCTGCAAGAAGTAAAGCGCGAAGAGATGCAGATCGCGGTCGTCGAGCGGGAGAAGCAGATTGAGCTGGAGATGAAGGAGATCGAACGCCGCGAGAAGGAGCTCGAAGCAACGGTCCGCAAGCAGGCGGAGGCAGAACGCTACGCCATGGAGCAGCGGGCTGAAGCGGAGCGCTATATGATTGAAGCAACAGCACGGGCTGAAGCAGAACAGATCCGACTAGCCGGTCAGGCTAATGCGGATAAACAGCGGGCAGAAGGTGCGGCGGAAGCAGAGGTCATCCGCATGAAAGGTCTGGCGGAAGCGGAAGCGAAGAACAAGATCGCGGAAGCGATGAAGAAGTACGGCGAAGCGGCCATTGCGGAGATGATCGTCAGCCAGTTCCCGGAGATCGCACGCGCTATCTCGGAGCCGCTGGCGAAGACGGAGAAGATCGTCGTGATCGACAACGGTTCCGAATCCGGCGGAGGGGCTGCCAAGGTGACGAGTTATGTAACGGATATCTTGGCGAAGCTGCCTGAGACCGTGGATTCCTTGACGGGCGTTGATCTGACGAAGCTGTTGGAACGCTTGGCAGGAAGCCAAGGTGCGGCGAAGAAGCAGGCTGAGAAGAAACAGCAGGCCGAGGAGGAGGCTGCGGCATCAGCTGAGCTGCCTTCATCAAAATCTGAATCGGACAATTAA